One Scomber scombrus chromosome 1, fScoSco1.1, whole genome shotgun sequence DNA segment encodes these proteins:
- the cdkn1ca gene encoding cyclin dependent kinase inhibitor 1Ca, producing the protein MNPIRGRESVCRSLFGPVDHDQLRRDLKMKMKEITEQDSRRWNFNFQADTPLPGRFQWEEVPAHCAAALYQESEQLQESVACYPNTESDDRLGAATNQENCSSISNTPKYPGEVTPLRRKRKTPSKPAVKPRSNARITDFFVKRRRTSETKSTLNSFVTSSSEAALCKTIR; encoded by the exons ATGAATCCTATCCGTGGCAGAGAGTCAGTGTGCAGGAGTCTGTTCGGCCCGGTGGACCACGACCAGCTGCGCCGAGatttgaagatgaagatgaaggaaaTCACAGAGCAGGACAGCCGCCGCTGGAACTTTAACTTCCAGGCTGACACACCTCTGCCCGGCAGGTTTCAGTGGGAGGAGGTCCCAGCACACTGCGCTGCTGCTCTCTACCAGGAGTCTGAACAGCTGCAGGAATCTGTTGCCTGTTATCCAAACACTGAGAGCGATGATAGACTCGGCGCAGCCACCAACCAGGAGAACTGCTCCAGCATCTCCAACACACCCAAGTATCCCGGCGAAGTGACGCCCCTCCggagaaagaggaagactcCCTCAAAGCCGGCAGTGAAGCCCAGAAGCAATGCACGAATTACAG ATTTCTTcgtaaagaggaggaggacgtcTGAAACAAAGAGCACCCTGAATTCCTTTGTCACAAGTTCCAGTGAAGCAGCTCTGTGCAAAACAATAAGATGA
- the trpm5 gene encoding transient receptor potential cation channel subfamily M member 5 produces MQDRQGTPLGTLRQQTRCLRCGDVLEWSEEHSVLLGCSCCSTVDETIQNVARGLASRIKKEKSHWAAGRVGDIDFVGSTKTRGKFVRVQGNTDPVMIYQMLTEEWGLSPPHLVVALVGGDELSQMKPWLRDILRKGLVKAAQSTGAWILTNGLRFGITKHLGQAVRDHSLASTSSKVRVVAIGVAPWNMIHNREALLSAKVDEPAVYKPQDLPHGSVYSLDSHHSHFVLVEEDPNRPGATSEMRVKLLNHISLQRTGYGGSGSFEIPVLCLLVHGEPRILKRMYKGIGNSTPWLILAGSGGVADILVTLMNRGCWDMDSVHELLLDTFPNAHHSTDISNWVKLIQKILDHRHLLTVHDPEQESSELDTVILKALVKACKSQSQEAQDFLDELKLAVAWNRVDIAKSDIFNGDVEWKACDLEEVMMDALINDKPDFVRLFVDNGVNLGEFLTYGRLQELYWSVSEKSLLHNLLLKKYEEKQLLLGAARTPGPPGHHPPEQGDRKPRFTLYEVAKVLKDFLHDSCKGFYQKVPTEKPSKGRLFHSQKNLAELEERCEHPWRDLFLWAVLQNRQQMANYFWAMGPEAVAAALAGCKILKEMARLESEAESARSMKEAKYEQFALDVFGECYSNSEDRAYALLVRRTHCWSKSTVLNLATEADAKSFFAHDGVQALLTKIWWGAMRTDTAISKLVVSFFCPPLIWTNLIKFSDEELDNRNGREQFVELDSMDTENALLLRDDDDPLDSPAGGPAAQSCASVWWRFLLRRWRRFWSAAVTVFLGNVIMYFAFLCLFTYVLLLDFRPPPPLGPGAPEIMLYFWVFTLVLEEIRQSFFTDEEMNILKKFKLYVEDNWNKCDMVAISLFVVGVSCRMVENTYEAGRTVLAIDFMVFTLRLIHIFAIHKQLGPKIIIVERMMKDVFFFLFFLSVWLIAYGVATQALLHPNDPRIDWVFRRALYRPYLHIFGQIPLEEIDAARMPEINCTNDKDEIIMGLRPPCPNVYANWLVILLLVIFLLVTNVLLLNLLIAMFSYTFQVVQGNTDIFWKFQRYNLIVEYHSRPALAPPFIIISHLSQLLLSLIKRPEPKQEHLERELPAGLDQRLITWETVQKENYLAKLERQHWESSEERLKSTSSKVQSLLRIVGGFRDQEKRLAVMEAQIRYCGEVLSWMAECFAQSTLKCGKEAPRAPMSLTGYNPSSPSSDTPQSQPEKEAKQGGAEARPGHPGYGANKKFPYIDE; encoded by the exons ATGCAGGACAGACAGGGCACACCTCTG GGGACACTGCGGCAGCAGACACGATGCCTACGATGCGGGGATGTACTGGAGTGGTCAGAGgagcacag TGTCCTCCTGGGCTGTTCGTGCTGCTCCACAGTGGACGAGACAATACAGAATGTAGCCAGGGGTCTGGCCAGCAGAATCAAAAAGGAGAAGAGTCACTGGGCAGCTGGAAGAGTGGGCGACATTGACTTTGTTGGCTCTACTAAGACAAGGGGAAAG TTTGTGAGGGTGCAAGGGAACACGGACCCGGTGATGATCTACCAGATGCTGACAGAAGAGTGGGGTCTTTCTCCTCCGCACCTGGTGGTGGCACTGGTGGGAGGAGATGAGCTATCTCAGATGAAGCCCTGGCTTAGGGATATTCTCAGAAAAGGACTGGTGAAGGCTGCACAGAGCACAG GGGCATGGATTTTAACTAATGGCCTTCGCTTTGGCATCACCAAACACTTGGGCCAGGCGGTGCGAGATCACTCCTTGGCCAGCACCTCCTCTAAAGTTCGTGTAGTGGCAATTGGCGTCGCACCCTGGAACATGATCCACAACCGAGAGGCACTACTCTCCGCCAAG GTGGATGAGCCAGCTGTTTACAAGCCACAGGACTTGCCCCATGGGTCAGTGTATTCCCTGGATAGCCACCACTCTCACTTTGTGCTGGTGGAGGAGGATCCAAACAGACCAGGAGCCACCAGTGAAATGAGGGTGAAGCTACTAAATCACATCTCTCTTCAACGCACTGGTTATGGAG GTTCGGGAAGTTTTGAGATCCCTGTCCTATGTCTGTTGGTCCACGGGGAACCAAGGATCCTAAAG CGGATGTATAAAGGCATTGGCAATTCGACACCATGGCTGATTCTGGCAGGCTCAGGAGGCGTGGCTGACATCCTCGTCACGCTGATGAATAGGGGCTGCTGGGATATGGACAGTGTTcatgagctgctgctggacaCCTTTCCAAATGCCCACCACAGCACAGACATCAGTAACTGGGTCAAGCTG ATCCAGAAGATACTGGATCACAGGCACCTCCTTACTGTCCATGACCCTGAGCAGGAGAGCTCTGAGCTGGACACGGTCATCCTCAAAGCTCTAGTGAAGG cttgtAAGAGCCAGAGTCAGGAAGCCCAAGACTTCCTTGATGAACTCAAGCTGGCTGTGGCCTGGAACAGAGTGGACATTGCCAAGAGTGACATCTTTAATGGTGACGTGGAGTGGAAG GCATGTGATCTTGAAGAGGTGATGATGGATGCCTTGATCAATGACAAGCCCGACTTTGTGCGCCTCTTTGTGGACAACGGTGTGAACCTGGGTGAGTTCCTTACCTACGGTCGTCTACAGGAGCTCTATTGGTCTGTGTCGGAGAAGAGCCTTCTCCATAACCTACTCCTCAAAAAGTACGAGGAGAAGCAGCTTCTGCTCGGTGCTGCCAGGACACCCGGCCCTCCTGGACACCATCCACCTGAACAGGGGGACCGGAAACCCCGCTTCACCCTGTATGAGGTTGCCAAAGTGCTGAAAGACTTTCTCCATGACTCCTGCAAAGGCTTTTACCAAAAGGTTCCCACA GAGAAGCCTTCGAAGGGTCGACTGTTCCACAGCCAGAAGAACCTGGCTGAATTAGAGGAACGCTGCGAACATCCTTGGAGGGATCTTTTCCTCTGGGCCGTCCTTCAGAACCGGCAGCAGATGGCTAACTACTTTTGGGCCATG GGCCCTGAGGCTGTTGCGGCAGCGCTGGCGGGTTGTAAGATACTGAAAGAGATGGCACGACTGGAATCTGAGGCTGAGTCTGCACGTAGCATGAAGGAGGCCAAGTATGAGCAGTTTGCCCTTG ATGTCTTCGGGGAGTGTTACTCCAACAGTGAAGACAGAGCTTATGCTTTGTTAGTGAGGAGAACACACTGCTGGAGCAAATCAACAGTTCTTAACCTGGCAACTGAGGCAGATGCCAAATCCTTCTTTGCCCACGATGGAGTTCAG GCTCTCCTCACAAAAATTTGGTGGGGGGCGATGAGAACAGACACAGCCATCTCCAAGCTTGTGGTGTCTTTCTTCTGTCCGCCTCTCATCTGGACCAACCTCATAAAGTTCAG CGACGAGGAGCTGGATAATCGTAACGGTCGAGAGCAGTTTGTGGAGCTCGACAGTATGGATACAGAAAATGCTCTACTCCtaagagatgatgatgatcctTT GGACTCTCCAGCTGGAGGCCCAGCAGCTCAGAGCTGTGCCTCAGTGTGGTGGCGTTTCTTGCTTCGCCGCTGGCGTCGCTTCTGGAGCGCTGCTGTCACCGTGTTCCTTGGTAATGTCATCATGTACTTTGCCTTCCTCTGCCTCTTCACCTACGTGCTCCTGCTGGACTTCCGCCCACCACCACCCCTTGGCCCTGGAGCTCCAGAGATAATGCTCTACTTCTGGGTCTTCACCTTGGTGCTGGAGGAAATTCGACAG AGCTTCTTCACGGATGAAGAGATGAACATCTTGAAGAAGTTCAAACTTTATGTGGAAGACAACTGGAACAAGTGCGACATGGTTGCCATCTCACTCTTTGTTGTTGGAGTATCGTGCAG GATGGTTGAAAACACCTATGAGGCAGGAAGGACAGTTCTAGCAATTGACTTCATGGTATTCACTCTACGTTTGATCCACATCTTTGCCATTCATAAGCAGCTGGGCCCCAAGATCATCATCGTGGAGAGAATG atgaaggatgtcttcttcttcctcttcttcctgagTGTGTGGCTCATTGCGTACGGCGTAGCTACCCAGGCTCTTCTTCACCCTAACGACCCAAGGATTGACTGGGTGTTTCGCAGAGCCTTGTATCGCCCTTACCTGCACATTTTTGGCCAGATCCCACTGGAGGAAATAGATG CTGCTCGTATGCCTGAAATTAACTGCACCAATGACAAAGATGAGATTATCATGGGCCTACGACCGCCATGTCCCAACGTCTATGCCAACTGGCTGGTCATCCTGCTTCTTGTAATCTTCCTTCTTGTCACCAATGTCCTGCTGCTCAACCTGCTAATTGCCATGTTCAG CTACACCTTCCAGGTAGTGCAGGGCAACACGGACATTTTCTGGAAGTTCCAGAGATACAACTTGATCGTAGAGTACCACAGTCGCCCAGCACTGGCTCCACCCTTCATTATCATCAGCCACctctctcagctcctcctcagCCTTATCAAACGGCCTGAGCCCAAACAGGAGCATCTTG agaGAGAGCTGCCAGCAGGACTAGACCAGAGGCTGATAACATGGGAGACAGTACAGAAAGAGAACTACCTGGCCAAACTGGAGCGTCAGCACTGGGAGAGCAGTGAGGAGAGACTCAAGAGTACCTCCTCAAA GGTCCAGAGCTTGCTGAGGATTGTTGGTGGGTTCAGGGACCAAGAGAAACGACTGGCAGTCATGGAAGCTCAG ATCAGATACTGTGGAGAGGTATTGTCCTGGATGGCGGAGTGCTTTGCTCAGAGCACACTGAAGTGTGGGAAAGAGGCTCCGAGAGCACCAA TGTCTTTGACAGGCTACAACCCAAGCAGCCCCAGCAGTGACACACCTCAAAGTCAACCAGAGAAAGAAGCCAAACAAGGAGGAGCAGAAGCCAGACCAGGTCACCCGGGATACGGCGCTAACAAAAAATTCCCTTACATTGatgaataa